One region of Mycobacterium riyadhense genomic DNA includes:
- a CDS encoding GMC oxidoreductase has product MKPDYDVLIIGSGFGGSVSALRLTEKGYRVGVLEAGRRYADEDFAKTSWNLRKFLWAPKLGCYGIQRIHPLRNVMILAGAGVGGGSLNYANTLYVPPDPFFADQQWRHITDWRAELMPHYEQAQRMLGVVYNPTFTDADRIVKEVADEMGFGDTFVPTPVGVFFGPDGTKTPGETVPDPYFGGAGPARTGCLECGCCMTGCRHGAKNTLLKNYLGLAESAGAQVIPMTTVKGFEQRPDGLWEVRTVRTGSWVRRGRRTLTATHLILAAGTWGTQHLLFRMRDKGKLPRLSKRLGVLTRTNSESIVGAARLTVSPDLDLTHGVAITSSIHPTSDTHIEPVRYGKGSNAMGLLQTLMTDGPGPEGPDETYVPRWKQLLHQAGEDPRHMLRLLNPRQWSERTMIALVMQHLDNSITTFTKRGKLGIRWYSSKQGHGEPNPTWIPIGNEVTRRIAEKIDGVAGGTWGELFNIPLTAHFLGGAVIGDSPEHGVIDPYHRVYGYPTLFVVDGAAISANLGVNPSLSIAAQAERAASLWPNKDENDRRPLQGDAYRRMDPIEPEHPVVPADAPGALRWLPVDPVSSAG; this is encoded by the coding sequence ATGAAGCCGGATTACGACGTCCTGATTATCGGGTCAGGTTTTGGGGGCAGCGTCAGCGCGCTGCGGCTGACGGAAAAGGGCTATCGGGTGGGGGTGCTGGAGGCCGGCCGCCGCTACGCCGACGAGGATTTCGCCAAGACATCCTGGAATCTGCGCAAGTTCTTGTGGGCGCCGAAGCTGGGCTGCTACGGCATCCAGCGGATCCACCCGCTGCGCAATGTGATGATCCTGGCCGGTGCCGGAGTCGGCGGCGGCTCGCTGAACTACGCCAACACCCTGTACGTACCGCCGGACCCGTTCTTTGCCGACCAGCAGTGGCGCCACATCACCGACTGGCGGGCGGAACTGATGCCGCATTACGAGCAGGCGCAACGAATGCTGGGCGTGGTGTACAACCCGACCTTCACCGACGCCGACCGGATCGTCAAAGAGGTCGCCGACGAGATGGGGTTCGGCGACACCTTCGTGCCGACCCCGGTCGGGGTGTTCTTCGGTCCCGACGGCACCAAGACGCCGGGTGAGACCGTCCCCGACCCGTATTTCGGCGGCGCCGGGCCGGCGCGCACCGGCTGCCTGGAATGCGGCTGCTGCATGACGGGCTGCCGCCACGGCGCCAAGAACACCCTGCTGAAAAACTACCTTGGCCTCGCGGAATCAGCTGGCGCACAAGTGATTCCGATGACGACGGTGAAAGGGTTCGAGCAGCGTCCCGACGGGTTGTGGGAGGTTCGCACCGTGCGTACCGGCAGCTGGGTGCGCCGCGGCCGGCGTACGCTCACCGCCACGCACCTGATCCTGGCCGCGGGCACCTGGGGAACCCAGCACCTGTTGTTCAGGATGCGAGACAAGGGAAAGCTGCCGAGACTGTCCAAACGACTGGGCGTGTTGACCCGGACCAACTCCGAGTCGATCGTCGGCGCGGCCCGACTCACGGTCTCACCGGACCTGGACTTGACCCATGGCGTTGCGATCACGTCGTCAATTCACCCGACGTCGGACACCCACATCGAACCCGTCCGGTACGGCAAGGGCTCCAACGCGATGGGGCTGCTGCAGACCTTGATGACCGACGGCCCAGGGCCCGAGGGGCCCGATGAGACCTACGTGCCGCGGTGGAAACAGCTTTTACACCAAGCCGGCGAAGATCCGCGTCACATGCTGCGGCTGCTCAATCCTCGCCAGTGGAGCGAGCGCACCATGATCGCGCTGGTCATGCAGCATCTGGACAACTCGATTACCACGTTCACCAAGCGCGGCAAGCTGGGCATCCGCTGGTACTCCAGCAAGCAGGGCCACGGTGAGCCGAACCCGACGTGGATCCCGATCGGCAACGAGGTCACCCGCCGCATCGCCGAGAAGATCGACGGCGTGGCCGGCGGTACCTGGGGCGAGCTGTTCAACATCCCGCTGACCGCGCACTTCCTCGGCGGCGCGGTGATCGGCGACAGCCCCGAGCATGGGGTCATCGACCCGTATCACCGCGTCTACGGCTATCCGACGCTGTTCGTGGTGGATGGCGCCGCGATCTCGGCGAACCTGGGTGTCAACCCGTCACTGTCCATCGCCGCGCAAGCCGAGCGGGCCGCCTCGTTGTGGCCGAACAAGGATGAAAACGATCGGCGACCGCTGCAGGGCGATGCATACCGCCGGATGGACCCGATCGAACCCGAGCACCCGGTGGTGCCCGCCGACGCCCCGGGTGCGCTGCGCTGGCTGCCGGTCGATCCGGTCAGCAGCGCGGGTTAG
- a CDS encoding PPE family protein: MSFLALPPEVNSALMFAGAGSGPTLTAAAAWDGLAAELADAAASFSSVTSGLAAESWQGPAALAMAAAAAPYAGWLDAAATRAGVAAAQAKALAGVFEAARAATVPLGLVAANRGQLVSLVLSNLFGQNAPAIAATEAAYEQLWAQDVAAMVGYHGGASAVAAGLGSWQQALAAPPSPAAATAAALAISNTGVGNLSIGNIGGFNLGSGNTGSGNLGSGNIGNANLGGGNTGFFNLGSGNTGNTNLGSGNLGNLNLGSGNRGNGNFGLGNVVGNTNFGFGNRFGDGNLGSGNLGSTNFGSGNLGSFNFGSGNTGNSNMGFGNLGDNNLGFGNNGNNNIGVGLTGDGLVGIGPLNSGIGNLGFGNSGNNNMGFFNSGDNNVGFFNSGNGNFGFGNSGNTNTGFWNGGSVNTGFGNGSNQNFGFGNGGPGNVGGGNSGVGNVGFANSGTENTGSFNSGGDNGLNGGNTGSFNSGDVNTGFFNSGSTNTGLFNSGSVNTGIGSSLTQPGSISGFGNTGTGVSGFNNSGTATSGFLNTNTGAGLTSGFNNSGDFHTGFSNSGFGNGGVANTGTASIGIANSGTSSSGISNSGNNSSGFFNTGDMQSGFFRGAGLAGPAAAASLATIGVPPFNLGIGNIGDYNLGSGNTGDSNLGSGNIGNLNLGGGNTGDSNVGGGNTGNANLGSGNNGNSNLGIGNGVLGSATPSDQNIGLGNVGSQNVGAGNTGDHNIGSGNTGSHNMGGGNIGDGNRGSGNIGDNNVGFGNLGSNNLGFGNQGNNNIGIGLTGDGLMGIGGLNTGIGNLGFGNTGNNNIGFFNSGNNNVGFFNSGDGNFGFASSGNTNTGFWNSGDTNTGFGDAGNGNVGFGNGGGINMGVGNSGAGNTGFGNSGLRNTGTLNSGDLNTGDFNAGSVNTGWGNSGDTNTGMFNSGDLNTFIGSSVTQSGPNSGFGNTGTGNSGFNNSGDGSSGFQNTQVPTTRTLPPPLPPFPVPFDLGNSGFLNSGQGTTGFFNSGDGFNVGFFNMGFANTGIANSGNNGFVFLPPLTISTTSGFGNSGAFTSGAFNTVDNQSGFFHF, from the coding sequence ATGAGTTTTTTGGCATTGCCTCCGGAGGTCAATTCCGCTCTGATGTTTGCCGGAGCCGGATCGGGTCCAACGCTGACGGCCGCGGCGGCCTGGGACGGGCTGGCCGCCGAGTTGGCTGATGCGGCGGCCTCGTTTTCCTCGGTTACCTCGGGGCTGGCCGCCGAATCCTGGCAGGGTCCGGCGGCGCTGGCGATGGCCGCCGCGGCAGCCCCCTATGCCGGCTGGCTGGACGCGGCGGCGACCCGCGCTGGGGTTGCGGCCGCGCAGGCCAAGGCGCTCGCGGGGGTGTTTGAGGCCGCACGAGCGGCCACGGTGCCGCTGGGGTTGGTGGCGGCCAACCGTGGTCAGTTGGTGTCGCTGGTGTTGTCGAATTTGTTTGGCCAGAACGCTCCGGCGATCGCGGCCACCGAGGCCGCCTACGAACAGTTGTGGGCACAGGACGTGGCCGCGATGGTCGGCTATCACGGCGGGGCCTCGGCGGTGGCCGCCGGGCTCGGGTCCTGGCAGCAGGCGTTGGCCGCGCCGCCCAGCCCCGCGGCGGCGACGGCTGCGGCGTTGGCCATCAGCAATACCGGCGTCGGGAACTTGAGCATTGGCAATATTGGCGGCTTCAACCTGGGCAGCGGCAACACCGGCTCCGGCAACCTGGGCAGCGGGAACATCGGCAACGCCAACCTGGGCGGCGGGAATACCGGCTTCTTCAACCTGGGCAGCGGAAACACCGGCAACACCAATCTCGGCAGCGGGAACCTCGGCAATCTCAACCTGGGCAGCGGAAACCGCGGAAACGGCAACTTCGGCTTAGGAAACGTAGTCGGCAATACCAACTTCGGCTTCGGAAACCGGTTCGGCGACGGCAACCTGGGCAGCGGAAACCTTGGCAGCACCAACTTCGGTAGCGGAAATCTCGGCTCGTTCAACTTTGGTAGCGGCAACACCGGCAATTCCAATATGGGGTTTGGGAACCTCGGCGACAACAACCTGGGCTTCGGCAACAACGGCAACAACAACATCGGTGTCGGGCTCACCGGCGACGGCCTGGTGGGAATCGGCCCGCTGAACTCGGGTATTGGAAACCTAGGCTTCGGGAACTCCGGCAATAACAACATGGGCTTCTTCAACTCGGGCGACAACAACGTCGGTTTCTTTAACTCCGGGAATGGCAACTTCGGCTTCGGGAACTCGGGTAACACCAACACCGGCTTCTGGAACGGGGGTTCTGTCAACACCGGCTTCGGCAACGGGAGCAACCAAAACTTCGGTTTCGGGAACGGAGGCCCCGGCAACGTTGGCGGCGGCAACTCCGGCGTTGGCAACGTGGGCTTCGCAAACTCCGGCACCGAAAACACCGGCAGCTTCAATTCGGGCGGCGACAACGGCCTCAACGGCGGAAACACGGGCAGCTTCAACTCCGGAGACGTCAACACCGGCTTCTTCAACTCGGGTTCCACCAACACGGGCCTGTTCAACTCGGGCAGCGTGAACACGGGCATCGGCAGCTCGCTCACGCAACCGGGTTCCATCTCGGGCTTCGGCAACACGGGCACCGGCGTCTCGGGCTTCAACAACTCCGGCACCGCGACCTCCGGTTTCCTGAACACGAACACCGGAGCGGGCCTTACCTCGGGTTTCAACAACTCGGGCGACTTCCACACCGGCTTCTCCAACTCCGGCTTCGGCAACGGGGGCGTCGCCAACACCGGCACCGCCAGCATCGGCATCGCCAACTCCGGCACGTCCAGCTCGGGTATCTCGAACTCGGGCAACAACAGCTCGGGGTTCTTCAACACCGGTGATATGCAGTCAGGATTCTTCCGTGGCGCGGGTCTTGCGGGTCCCGCGGCGGCGGCCAGCCTGGCCACGATCGGCGTTCCGCCCTTCAACCTGGGGATCGGCAACATCGGCGACTACAACCTGGGCAGCGGCAATACCGGCGACTCCAACCTCGGCAGCGGCAACATCGGCAACCTCAACCTAGGCGGCGGCAACACCGGTGACTCCAACGTCGGCGGTGGAAATACTGGCAACGCAAACCTGGGCAGCGGAAACAACGGCAATTCCAACCTGGGCATCGGAAACGGGGTCCTGGGGTCTGCCACTCCCAGCGACCAAAACATCGGTCTTGGAAACGTCGGCAGTCAAAACGTCGGCGCCGGCAACACCGGTGACCACAACATCGGCAGCGGAAACACGGGTAGCCACAACATGGGTGGCGGAAATATAGGTGACGGCAACAGGGGATCTGGCAACATCGGCGACAATAACGTCGGGTTTGGGAACCTGGGCAGCAATAATCTCGGCTTCGGCAATCAAGGCAACAACAACATTGGCATAGGGCTGACCGGCGATGGCCTGATGGGCATCGGCGGGTTGAACACCGGCATCGGCAACCTGGGTTTCGGCAACACTGGGAACAACAACATCGGCTTCTTTAATTCGGGCAATAACAACGTGGGCTTCTTCAACTCCGGAGATGGCAACTTCGGCTTTGCCAGCTCGGGAAACACCAACACGGGCTTCTGGAACTCGGGCGACACCAATACGGGCTTCGGGGACGCAGGAAATGGCAACGTTGGCTTCGGCAATGGCGGCGGCATCAACATGGGCGTGGGGAACTCGGGTGCGGGCAACACGGGTTTCGGAAACTCCGGGCTCCGCAATACCGGAACCCTCAACTCGGGCGACTTGAACACCGGCGACTTCAATGCGGGTTCCGTCAACACGGGGTGGGGGAACTCGGGCGATACCAACACCGGCATGTTCAATTCGGGCGACTTGAACACATTCATCGGCAGCTCGGTCACCCAAAGTGGTCCGAACTCGGGCTTCGGTAACACGGGCACCGGCAACTCGGGCTTCAATAACTCGGGCGATGGCAGCTCGGGCTTCCAGAACACGCAGGTTCCGACCACCAGAACCCTGCCGCCGCCATTACCGCCATTTCCCGTCCCGTTTGATCTCGGGAACTCGGGTTTCCTGAACTCGGGCCAGGGCACCACGGGTTTCTTTAACTCGGGCGACGGCTTCAACGTGGGCTTCTTCAACATGGGCTTCGCCAACACCGGCATCGCCAACTCGGGCAACAATGGCTTTGTGTTCCTCCCGCCCCTGACTATCAGCACCACGTCGGGCTTCGGCAACTCGGGCGCCTTTACCTCGGGTGCGTTCAACACCGTTGACAACCAGTCGGGTTTCTTCCACTTCTGA